In a genomic window of Helianthus annuus cultivar XRQ/B chromosome 10, HanXRQr2.0-SUNRISE, whole genome shotgun sequence:
- the LOC110882465 gene encoding uncharacterized protein LOC110882465 codes for MSNLSKLEFTALDISGNNYLPWTLNAKIHLTANNLGETIIDGNQTSPQDKAKAMIFLRHRLHEDLKREYLTVEDPLELWTNIKERFDHQKMVLLPKARYEWLHLRLQDFKTVSEYNSALFRITSELKLCGEKIIDEDMLEKTFSTFHASNMLLSQQYRESKFTKYYELISCLLIAEQNNKLLLQNHQSRPAGASPFPEANVANYQSGRGRGRGRGPSRGRGRGRGRGYTWHRESQNIKNNGGESSQHNTGRPSKGKSSGNQNNICYKCGMSNHWSRTCHTPKHLVEAYQRMIKEKGKNAETNLIEDAPSATISDVHLDACDFIENVRDV; via the coding sequence ATgtcgaacctatcaaagcttgaATTCACCGCACTTGACATCTCGGGTAACAACTACCTCCCATGGACTCTTAATGCTAAAATTCATTTGACGGCAAATAATTTGGGGGAGACAATTATTGATGGTAATCAAACTTCACCTCAAGATAAAGCGAAAGCTATGATATTTCTCCGCCATCGTCTTCACGAAGATCTAAAGCGGGAATATCTAACTGTTGAGGACCCCCTTGAATTATGGACAAACATCAAAGAACGTTTTGACCACCAGAAGATGGTCTTACTCCCCAAAGCTCGCTATGAATGGCTTCATTTACGACTACAGGATTTTAAGACTGTCAGTGAATATAATTCTGCCTTGTTCCGCATTACATCTGAGTTAAAATTATGTGGTGAAAAAATAATCGATGAAGACATGCTTGAAAAAACTTTCTCAACGTTCCATGCCTCAAACATGCTCCTGTCGCAGCAATACCGGGAAAGTAAATTTACTAAATATTATGAATTGATATCATGTCTTTTGATCGCGGAGCAAAACAACAAGCTCCTATTACAAAACCATCAATCGCGACCCGCCGGTGCAAGCCCATTCCCTGAAGCGAATGTGGCCAATTATCAAAGTGGACGAGGTAGAGGTAGAGGTCGCGGCCCCAGCAGAGGCCGTGGTCGTGGTCGAGGACGAGGATATACATGGCATCGAGAGTCCCAGAACATTAAAAATAACGGTGGTGAATCGAGTCAACACAATACGGGGCGACCTTCGAAAGGGAAAAGTAGCGGGAACCAAAACAACATTTGTTATAAATGTGGGATGTCAAATCATTGGTCCCGcacatgtcacacccctaaacACCTCGTTGAGGCATATCAACGCATgataaaagaaaaaggaaagaatgCTGAAACTAATCTGATTGAGGATGCACCTTCAGCCACGATATCAGACGTTCATTTGGATGCATGTGATTTCATTGAAAATGTTCGTGATGTTTAA